From a single Kitasatospora azatica KCTC 9699 genomic region:
- a CDS encoding alpha/beta hydrolase family protein has translation MTTPWQGYLDDSTVTSRISFRFSACGTRAACLATTESGRQQAESWSLRADGPVLDFSTELTCDLAYTMVLPLDGERLLVSRHGSQDTQTLDLLHPDGRLTALGSTQHAPLALLALPAGSPGLALAWSGRDAGAGAADQETALYRVTTGTPWLQELVRLPGRVRDATICGPRILFALEAASGRVRLLVDPRDGTAVPVTFLDDTARVLAGTEHHLLLALRGPQGPALARADLADGSIRALDPGAPPRGIVYPLTLDPTGTTVAVLETVGARSLLSCWNTETGAVQRIVVPEGELLPVAAWTPAGLWLPHSDPRQPRTMAWLPPGAPELHVPTAPVGPWRPGRVESFPGAAGPVEAVVYGPDWRTSRRVVVALHGGPTSHWTLGFNPLFQLFAAAGIAVVAPNQRGSTGYGAEHTLSLVGAWGVPDLADVSTVAAYVQAYRAPDLDRPAVFGISYGGYLALLAAGTRPDLWSGCVAVAPFLSGPRLHAEGFVTVRGMVERLDGLTEATDALGPRDVTRFAADLRGRLLLIHGARDESTPVEHSRSLARQLADLGRREGTDFRYLEPPDRGHAALGAHVQDPIAALVARFLAEGESAADPARELVRERR, from the coding sequence GTGACAACTCCCTGGCAGGGGTACCTCGACGACAGCACCGTGACGTCGAGGATCAGCTTCCGGTTCTCCGCCTGCGGCACCCGGGCCGCCTGCCTGGCCACCACCGAGTCCGGTCGGCAGCAGGCCGAGAGCTGGAGCCTGCGGGCGGACGGGCCGGTCCTGGACTTCTCCACCGAGCTGACCTGCGACCTCGCCTACACGATGGTCCTCCCGCTGGACGGCGAACGGCTGCTGGTCTCCCGGCACGGCTCCCAGGACACCCAGACCCTGGACCTGCTCCACCCGGACGGGCGGCTCACCGCGCTGGGCAGCACGCAGCACGCACCGCTCGCCCTGCTGGCCCTGCCGGCGGGATCCCCCGGCCTGGCACTGGCCTGGTCGGGCCGCGACGCCGGTGCGGGTGCGGCGGACCAGGAGACGGCGCTGTACCGGGTGACCACCGGTACCCCGTGGCTCCAGGAGCTGGTCCGGCTGCCGGGGCGGGTGCGGGACGCGACGATCTGCGGCCCCCGGATCCTGTTCGCCCTGGAAGCGGCGTCGGGCCGGGTGCGCCTGCTGGTCGATCCCCGCGACGGGACCGCCGTGCCGGTGACGTTCCTCGACGACACCGCCCGGGTGCTGGCCGGCACCGAGCACCACCTGCTGCTCGCCCTGCGCGGGCCGCAGGGGCCGGCGCTCGCCCGGGCGGACCTCGCCGACGGGAGCATCCGCGCGCTCGACCCGGGCGCTCCCCCGCGCGGGATCGTCTACCCGCTGACGCTGGACCCGACCGGGACGACGGTGGCCGTCCTGGAGACCGTCGGGGCACGTTCGCTGCTCAGCTGCTGGAACACCGAGACCGGGGCCGTGCAGCGGATCGTGGTGCCGGAGGGCGAACTCCTCCCGGTCGCGGCCTGGACCCCGGCGGGGCTCTGGCTCCCGCACTCCGACCCCCGACAGCCCCGGACCATGGCCTGGCTGCCACCGGGCGCGCCGGAACTCCACGTCCCCACCGCGCCGGTGGGGCCCTGGCGGCCCGGCCGGGTGGAGTCCTTCCCCGGGGCGGCGGGGCCGGTCGAGGCCGTGGTCTACGGGCCGGACTGGCGCACCAGCCGGCGGGTGGTGGTGGCCCTGCACGGTGGCCCCACCAGCCACTGGACGCTCGGCTTCAACCCGCTCTTCCAGCTCTTCGCGGCGGCCGGCATCGCGGTCGTGGCCCCCAACCAGCGCGGCAGCACCGGCTACGGGGCGGAGCACACGCTCTCGCTGGTCGGCGCCTGGGGCGTGCCCGACCTCGCCGACGTCTCGACCGTCGCGGCGTACGTCCAGGCCTACCGCGCGCCGGACCTGGACCGCCCCGCCGTCTTCGGCATCAGCTACGGCGGCTACCTGGCGCTGTTGGCCGCCGGCACCCGACCGGACCTGTGGTCCGGCTGCGTGGCCGTCGCCCCGTTCCTGTCCGGACCCCGACTGCACGCCGAGGGGTTCGTCACGGTGCGCGGCATGGTGGAGCGCCTCGACGGGCTCACCGAGGCGACCGACGCACTCGGGCCGCGTGACGTCACCCGGTTCGCGGCAGATCTGCGCGGCCGGCTGCTGCTGATCCACGGGGCCCGCGACGAGTCCACACCAGTGGAGCATTCCCGGTCCCTCGCCCGGCAGTTGGCCGATCTCGGCCGCCGCGAGGGCACGGACTTCCGGTATCTCGAACCCCCTGACCGCGGCCACGCCGCTCTCGGTGCTCACGTCCAGGACCCGATCGCCGCCTTGGTGGCCCGCTTCCTCGCCGAGGGCGAGTCGGCCGCCGACCCCGCCCGCGAACTCGTCCGTGAGAGGAGGTGA
- a CDS encoding ALQxL family class IV lanthipeptide, translating to MEFDLNALQELPAEDEQAGFCRFTCSLSCSGTCQSTCLATGNR from the coding sequence ATGGAATTCGACCTCAACGCTCTGCAGGAGCTGCCCGCCGAGGACGAGCAGGCCGGCTTCTGCCGCTTCACCTGCTCCCTCAGCTGCAGCGGGACCTGCCAGTCGACCTGCCTGGCCACCGGCAACCGGTGA
- a CDS encoding ALQxL family class IV lanthipeptide, producing MEFDLDALQELPTEDVQAGIGCRVSCSVSCGGSCPATCWVSNNQ from the coding sequence ATGGAATTCGACCTCGACGCGCTGCAGGAGCTGCCCACCGAGGACGTGCAGGCCGGCATCGGTTGCCGCGTCAGCTGCAGCGTCAGCTGCGGCGGGTCCTGCCCGGCGACCTGCTGGGTCTCGAACAACCAGTGA
- a CDS encoding ALQxL family class IV lanthipeptide, translating into MEFDLDALQELVAQEEQAVGACEWTCGASCQVTECPATRTMTGA; encoded by the coding sequence ATGGAGTTCGACCTCGATGCCCTGCAGGAGCTCGTCGCGCAGGAGGAGCAGGCGGTCGGCGCCTGCGAGTGGACCTGCGGCGCGAGCTGCCAGGTGACGGAGTGCCCGGCCACCCGCACGATGACCGGCGCCTGA
- a CDS encoding ALQxL family class IV lanthipeptide encodes MEFDFDALQELVAQEEQAVGVCEWTCGVSCRVTGYCPATCGTTGE; translated from the coding sequence ATGGAGTTCGATTTCGACGCGCTGCAGGAGCTCGTCGCGCAGGAGGAGCAGGCCGTCGGTGTCTGCGAGTGGACCTGCGGCGTGAGCTGCCGGGTGACGGGATACTGCCCGGCCACCTGCGGGACCACCGGCGAATGA
- a CDS encoding ALQxL family class IV lanthipeptide — MDFDFDALQELVPQEEQAVGACSWTCGRSCRITICPATCIGTDAD, encoded by the coding sequence ATGGACTTCGACTTCGATGCCCTGCAGGAGCTCGTCCCGCAGGAGGAGCAGGCCGTCGGCGCCTGCTCGTGGACCTGCGGCAGAAGCTGCCGCATAACGATCTGCCCGGCCACCTGCATCGGCACCGACGCCGACTAG
- a CDS encoding ALQxL family class IV lanthipeptide, with product MEFDLDALQELVSQEDQAVGACEWSCTRSCQVTVCPATCPVTTV from the coding sequence ATGGAGTTCGACCTCGACGCCCTGCAGGAGCTCGTTTCGCAGGAGGACCAGGCGGTCGGCGCCTGCGAGTGGAGCTGCACCCGCAGCTGCCAGGTGACGGTGTGCCCGGCCACCTGCCCGGTGACCACCGTCTGA
- a CDS encoding ALQxL family class IV lanthipeptide: MDFDFDALQELAPQEQQTVGICNQSCRPTYCTATCTITDP; the protein is encoded by the coding sequence ATGGACTTCGACTTCGACGCCCTGCAGGAGCTCGCTCCGCAGGAGCAGCAGACCGTCGGCATCTGCAACCAGAGCTGCCGCCCGACGTACTGCACGGCCACCTGCACGATCACCGATCCGTGA
- a CDS encoding ALQxL family class IV lanthipeptide → MELDLDALQELPAEDEQAAYCRFSCDISTKCPSSCFQSGGQ, encoded by the coding sequence ATGGAACTCGACCTCGACGCCCTGCAGGAACTCCCGGCGGAGGACGAGCAGGCCGCCTACTGCAGGTTCTCCTGCGACATCTCGACGAAGTGCCCGTCCTCCTGCTTCCAGAGCGGCGGCCAGTAG
- a CDS encoding ALQxL family class IV lanthipeptide, whose amino-acid sequence MELDLDALQELPAQEEQASYCGRSCTGTCPATCPVTGF is encoded by the coding sequence ATGGAACTCGACCTCGACGCCCTGCAGGAGCTGCCCGCGCAGGAGGAGCAGGCCAGCTACTGCGGCCGCAGCTGCACCGGCACCTGTCCGGCGACCTGTCCCGTCACCGGGTTCTGA
- a CDS encoding ALQxL family class IV lanthipeptide: MEIDLDALQELPADEESAGQCGLSCSVSCPSTCHSTGV, from the coding sequence ATGGAGATCGACCTGGACGCCCTGCAGGAACTCCCCGCCGACGAGGAGTCGGCCGGACAATGCGGGCTGAGCTGCTCCGTCAGCTGCCCGTCCACCTGCCACTCGACGGGCGTCTGA
- a CDS encoding ABC transporter ATP-binding protein: protein MPATPGGRLLAATAIRLRPRLILLTAALGTQVAAGLALPVLLARAVDAVLRHGDTLGPVAALAAVLAAGAIGETGTLQLSVSTNAHGTAWLRMLTVRRLLGLGPRSPFPVGEAVTQVVQAAPQAAALPGQAAESAVSTAGSAVALVALWTVDWRAGLVFTLLFPLTALVARRFITEAGEAEARYLAAQTGMATLLVNALAGARTIRAVGTLAVETERVVAPLSELSAAGRAMWRLQRDVVWKLGLLMPLTQVLVLATAGLDLVAGRISPGSLLAVTGYLTLASGLLDQVDVLIGLASARAGASRLGEVLDQPVVEGGPLRTPPPSGALSLRGVTVHRSGTAVLDRLDLDIPDGASVALVGATGSGKSLLAALPGRLADPDEGEVLLGGVPVAELDLHTLHEAVAYAFERPALPGATLHEAIAFGRPELPRHAVEDAARAAQADQFVRRLPDGYDTAPDRAPMSGGQLQRVGLARALARPALLHVLDDATSGLDTVTETLVSEAVTERLGGSTRLIVTHRPTTAARCDLVAWLHDGRIRGFAPHLALWADPAYRAVFADATDPADHEFHGKEQRCAADR from the coding sequence ATGCCAGCCACCCCCGGTGGCCGACTGCTGGCCGCCACCGCGATCCGCCTGCGCCCGCGACTGATCCTGCTCACCGCCGCCCTCGGCACCCAGGTGGCCGCGGGGCTGGCCCTGCCGGTCCTGCTGGCCCGCGCCGTGGACGCGGTGCTGCGGCACGGCGACACCCTCGGGCCGGTCGCTGCGCTGGCCGCCGTGCTGGCCGCGGGCGCCATCGGCGAGACCGGCACCCTGCAGCTCTCGGTCTCGACGAACGCGCACGGCACCGCCTGGCTGCGGATGCTGACGGTGCGCCGGCTGCTCGGCCTCGGGCCGCGTTCGCCCTTCCCGGTCGGGGAGGCGGTGACGCAGGTGGTCCAGGCCGCCCCCCAGGCGGCCGCCCTGCCCGGCCAGGCGGCCGAATCCGCCGTCTCGACCGCCGGCTCGGCCGTGGCGCTGGTCGCGCTCTGGACCGTGGACTGGCGGGCCGGCCTGGTCTTCACCCTGCTGTTCCCGCTCACCGCGCTGGTGGCGCGCAGGTTCATCACCGAGGCCGGCGAGGCTGAGGCCCGCTACCTGGCCGCGCAGACCGGCATGGCGACCCTGCTGGTGAACGCGCTGGCCGGGGCCCGCACCATCCGCGCGGTCGGCACCCTGGCCGTCGAGACGGAACGCGTGGTCGCTCCGTTGTCGGAGCTGTCCGCCGCGGGCCGCGCGATGTGGCGCCTCCAGCGGGACGTGGTGTGGAAGCTCGGGCTGCTGATGCCGTTGACGCAGGTCCTGGTCCTGGCCACCGCGGGGCTGGACCTGGTCGCCGGGCGCATCAGCCCCGGCAGCCTGCTGGCCGTCACCGGCTACCTGACCCTGGCCTCCGGCCTGCTCGACCAGGTGGACGTGCTCATCGGCCTGGCGAGTGCCCGGGCCGGCGCGTCCCGGCTCGGCGAGGTCCTGGACCAACCCGTCGTCGAGGGCGGGCCGCTGCGCACGCCACCGCCGAGCGGGGCGCTGTCGCTGCGCGGCGTCACCGTGCACCGCTCCGGCACGGCCGTGCTGGACCGGCTCGACCTGGACATCCCCGACGGAGCCTCGGTGGCCCTGGTGGGCGCGACCGGGTCCGGCAAGAGCCTGCTGGCCGCGCTGCCGGGCAGGCTGGCCGATCCGGACGAGGGCGAGGTGCTCCTGGGCGGGGTGCCCGTTGCGGAACTGGATCTGCACACCCTGCACGAGGCGGTCGCCTACGCCTTCGAGCGCCCCGCGCTGCCGGGCGCCACCCTGCACGAGGCGATCGCCTTCGGGCGCCCCGAACTCCCGCGCCACGCGGTCGAGGACGCCGCCCGCGCCGCGCAGGCCGACCAGTTCGTGCGCCGCCTGCCCGACGGCTACGACACCGCGCCGGACCGCGCGCCGATGTCAGGAGGACAGCTCCAGCGCGTCGGGCTGGCCCGCGCGCTGGCCCGCCCGGCCCTGCTGCACGTGCTGGACGACGCCACGTCAGGGCTGGACACCGTGACCGAGACCCTGGTCAGCGAGGCCGTCACCGAGCGGCTCGGCGGCAGCACCCGACTGATCGTCACCCACCGCCCCACCACCGCTGCCCGCTGCGACCTGGTGGCCTGGCTGCACGACGGACGCATCCGCGGCTTCGCCCCGCACCTCGCGCTCTGGGCGGACCCCGCCTACCGGGCCGTCTTCGCCGACGCCACCGACCCCGCCGATCACGAGTTCCACGGTAAGGAGCAACGATGCGCAGCCGACCGCTGA
- a CDS encoding ATP-binding cassette domain-containing protein translates to MRSRPLTGPAPEPGTAAPRPRRAPRLGLTSTAAALLADGLHGSRRPLLRIAALSAVEAAPALASGWVTAAALDHGFLAHRPGTGLAWLGVLALLYLVRACAERAMFDSLAAVVEPLRDHLTRRVVHNTLRQATESGRDPGTASVSRLSSQIDSARGLIASLLRTARPLAATLLAALVGLAGLDPLLAVLVLVPLTAAVAVFVWSMRRLTVLRRDTLLASEEVARQVGAVLSAAHDITSLGAEEHAASLVEAESDRARRALLRLGRAVTLRIPVVLLGGYVPLLGLLLLGPHLVDGRSITVGALIGAAVYVAGSVVPALQMMTSTVGGYWSQLGVLLHRLGEVAPERSAPARPGPTESPLDRSAEPSPTPDLTVDRLCFAYGVGAEPVLRDLSLTVPFGDHLVITGASGIGKSTLATLLAGINEPTSGAVAFAGRRVTALPEETRTRLVVLVPQEAYVFPGTVRDNLRYLAPLADDAAILHAAECVGLQPLLTRLGGLDAQLSDPAALSSGERQLLALVRTYLSPAPVVILDEATAHLDPAAEERAERAFQDRPGTLIVIAHRASSAARARRILHLDGEAHRLTVNEPLATVAS, encoded by the coding sequence ATGCGCAGCCGACCGCTGACCGGCCCGGCACCCGAACCAGGCACCGCCGCACCGCGGCCCAGGAGGGCACCGCGCCTGGGCCTGACGTCGACCGCGGCGGCGTTGCTCGCCGACGGCCTGCACGGGAGCCGCCGGCCGCTGCTGCGCATCGCCGCCCTGTCCGCGGTCGAGGCGGCCCCCGCGCTCGCCTCGGGCTGGGTGACCGCCGCCGCCCTCGACCACGGTTTCCTGGCCCACCGCCCCGGCACCGGACTGGCCTGGCTGGGCGTCCTGGCCCTGCTGTACCTGGTCCGCGCCTGCGCCGAGCGCGCCATGTTCGACTCACTGGCCGCCGTCGTCGAACCGCTGCGCGACCATCTCACCCGTCGGGTCGTCCACAACACCCTGCGCCAGGCGACCGAGTCGGGCCGCGACCCGGGCACGGCGAGCGTGTCCCGGCTCAGCAGCCAGATCGACTCCGCCCGCGGCCTGATCGCGTCACTGCTGCGCACGGCGCGCCCGCTGGCGGCCACTCTCCTCGCCGCGCTCGTCGGACTCGCCGGACTCGACCCGCTGCTGGCCGTCCTGGTGCTGGTCCCGCTCACCGCGGCGGTGGCGGTCTTCGTCTGGTCCATGCGCCGGCTGACCGTACTGCGCCGGGACACCCTCCTCGCCTCGGAGGAGGTGGCGCGCCAGGTCGGGGCGGTGCTCAGCGCCGCCCACGACATCACCTCCCTCGGGGCCGAGGAGCACGCGGCCTCGCTGGTCGAGGCGGAGTCGGACCGGGCCCGCCGCGCCCTGCTCCGCCTCGGTCGCGCCGTCACCCTGCGCATCCCCGTGGTGCTGCTCGGCGGGTACGTGCCGCTGCTGGGCCTGCTGCTGCTCGGCCCGCACCTGGTCGACGGTCGTTCGATCACCGTCGGTGCCCTGATCGGCGCGGCCGTCTACGTGGCGGGGTCCGTCGTCCCGGCGCTGCAGATGATGACCAGCACGGTCGGTGGCTACTGGAGCCAGCTGGGCGTGCTGCTGCACCGCCTCGGCGAGGTCGCACCGGAGCGGTCGGCGCCCGCCCGCCCGGGGCCGACCGAGTCGCCGCTCGACCGCTCCGCCGAGCCCTCGCCGACGCCGGACCTGACCGTCGACCGGCTGTGCTTCGCCTACGGTGTCGGCGCGGAGCCGGTGCTGCGTGACCTGAGCCTCACCGTTCCGTTCGGCGACCACCTGGTGATCACCGGAGCCAGCGGCATCGGAAAGTCCACCCTCGCCACCCTGCTCGCGGGCATCAACGAGCCGACCTCCGGCGCGGTCGCGTTCGCCGGTCGTCGGGTCACCGCGCTGCCGGAGGAGACCCGAACCCGCTTGGTCGTCCTCGTCCCGCAGGAGGCGTACGTGTTCCCCGGAACGGTCCGGGACAACCTGCGTTACCTCGCCCCGCTCGCCGATGACGCCGCCATTCTCCACGCCGCCGAGTGCGTCGGACTCCAGCCCCTGCTCACCCGGCTCGGCGGCCTCGACGCACAGCTGAGCGATCCGGCCGCCCTCTCCAGCGGGGAACGCCAACTCCTGGCACTCGTGCGGACCTATCTCTCGCCCGCACCGGTCGTCATCCTCGACGAGGCCACGGCCCACCTCGACCCGGCCGCCGAGGAGCGAGCGGAACGAGCCTTCCAGGACCGCCCCGGCACGCTCATCGTGATCGCCCACCGCGCCAGTTCCGCAGCCCGCGCCCGACGGATTCTCCATCTCGACGGCGAGGCACACCGGTTGACGGTCAATGAGCCCCTCGCCACCGTTGCGTCCTGA